A single Salmo trutta chromosome 14, fSalTru1.1, whole genome shotgun sequence DNA region contains:
- the LOC115147187 gene encoding uncharacterized protein LOC115147187 — protein sequence MSDVSYFLFFISRCQTETDCSTQPAGVMVMSLLRSFLLFYFSFNKLTTAAEAILWVKTGEKFTMKCSTTLKDQDGMYLYVGLDRDREVLYYYQRDSKLTPRRPYWDRVKTEGPVDQLTITVSNLTIEDTGVYWCVYTKFNGTTYENYINQGRGSNLVVVKDDALQLPCPTAIAVTLTPFHPANEKSCPSGAENIIIITSILTTLMCAVILFAWVAPWVKRCCNQGGYTPQAFPDSVYEDMARNPIYPPDTQQVESYSYSVSTKGGSRATV from the exons ATGTCAGATGTATCCTATTTCCTGTTCTTTATAAGTAGatgtcagacagagacagactgtaGTACACAGCCAGCTGGGGTAATGGTGATGTCACTGCTGAGGAGTTTTCTGTTGTTCTACTTCTCATTCAACAAATTGACCACAGCAGCAG AAGCCATTCTCTGGGTGAAGACGGGGGAGAAGTTTACCATGAAGTGCTCCACCACTCTTAAAGACCAGGATGGAATGTACCTGTATGTTGGgctggacagggacagggaggtgCTGTATTACTACCAGCGTGACTCCAAACTGACCCCCAGGAGACCTTACTGGGACAGAGTGAAGACTGAGGGACCTGTGGACCAACTGACCATCACCGTCAGTAACCTGACCATAGAGGACACAGGTGTCTACTGGTGTGTTTACACAAAATTCAATGGAACCACGTATGAAAATTACATCAACCAAGGAAGAGGCTCCAATCTGGTCGTGGTGAAAG ACGATGCCCTCCAGCTGCCATGCCCCACAGCTATTGCAGTAACACTGACCCCCTTTCACCCAGCCAACGAGAAGTCGTGCCCATCTGGCGCGgaaaacatcatcatcatcaccagcatCTTGACCACCCTGATGTGTGCCGTCATCTTATTCGCCTGGGTCGCTCCATGG GTGAAGAGGTGCTGTAACCAGGGAGGATACACACCCCAGGCCTTTCCTGACTCGGTCTATGAAGACATGGCCAGGAATCCCATTTATCCACCAGACACACAGCAGGTAGAATCGTACTCCTATTCTGTGTCTACCAAAGGAGGAAGTAGGGCCACTGTGTAG